A single window of Salvia splendens isolate huo1 chromosome 6, SspV2, whole genome shotgun sequence DNA harbors:
- the LOC121808542 gene encoding uncharacterized protein LOC121808542 isoform X2, with protein sequence MEQPHNAVLLLCSSHEKGCRPFICDTSYRHSNCFDQYRKSSSVAENLHALSEEHQSKLVCPLCRGTVSGWDVVYPARKFLNSKKRSCSLETCSFGGNYAELRKHARLEHPSGRPSEATPNRQANWTTLEQQRDIEDAQIYQSDIEYDDFDMWADWDELLADDFWNSRSELLEWMADDFWSGGSLFDLPSGISNFDDDLSTLSGISMPLFGSYFSFLEGDIMDSGNSRNGDDDMIDSGSSRSRGDGPQWGTVSGSRLNLHLGNAATNSGPGPTYLRENDASISRSRPNYQRDADALNSRSRSGHHRENVRTTSSNRSSYRSVNDPASSRANNSNTSRSRYYREIDHGSSRRRSSYRRESEQRDWRSRSRFPRSREFVAPVRGFGTRSFHGSSRQTRSERGGRGD encoded by the coding sequence ATGGAGCAGCCCCACAATGCTGTCTTATTACTCTGTTCTTCCCATGAGAAAGGTTGCCGTCCTTTTATCTGTGACACAAGCTATCGACACTCTAATTGTTTCGATCAGTACCGGAAGTCATCATCGGTAGCAGAAAATTTACATGCTTTATCAGAAGAACACCAGTCCAAGCTTGTATGCCCCCTGTGTCGAGGGACGGTGTCAGGGTGGGATGTTGTCTATCCTGCAAGAAAATTCTTGAATTCTAAGAAAAGAAGTTGTTCGTTAGAAACATGTAGCTTCGGTGGGAACTATGCAGAGCTGAGGAAGCATGCTAGGCTCGAGCACCCATCTGGACGCCCATCAGAGGCCACTCCCAATCGTCAGGCAAACTGGACAACGCTGGAGCAACAGAGGGACATCGAGGATGCACAAATATACCAGTCGGATATTGAGTACGATGACTTTGACATGTGGGCTGACTGGGATGAATTGCTTGCAGATGATTTCTGGAATTCAAGAAGTGAATTACTGGAGTGGATGGCTGACGATTTTTGGAGTGGAGGAAGCTTGTTTGATTTACCGAGTGGTATATCCAATTTTGACGATGATCTATCAACTTTAAGTGGCATCTCTATGCCACTTTTTGGCTCGTACTTTTCATTCCTGGAGGGTGACATAATGGATTCTGGCAATTCAAGAAATGGAGATGATGACATGATAGATTCTGGCAGCTCGAGAAGCAGAGGAGATGGGCCGCAGTGGGGTACCGTATCTGGTTCAAGATTGAATCTTCATTTGGGAAATGCCGCAACAAATTCAGGGCCCGGGCCAACTTATCTTAGAGAAAATGATGCAAGTATTTCGAGGTCAAGACCAAACTATCAAAGGGATGCTGATGCGTTGAATTCAAGGTCGAGATCTGGCCATCACAGAGAAAATGTAAGAACAACTTCAAGCAATAGATCTAGTTATCGCAGTGTCAATGATCCTGCGAGTTCAagggcaaacaattcaaacactTCAAGATCAAGGTATTACAGAGAAATCGATCATGGAAGTTCGAGAAGGAGATCAAGTTATCGTAGGGAAAGTGAGCAGCGTGATTGGAGGTCGAGGTCGAGGTTTCCTCGTAGTAGGGAATTTGTTGCTCCCGTTAGAGGGTTTGGTACACGGAGTTTTCATGGCTCATCAAGACAGACGCGTAGTGAAAGGGGTGGTCGAGGAGATTGA
- the LOC121808542 gene encoding uncharacterized protein LOC121808542 isoform X1, with protein MPKDRRVNSSSFDRSMVSPYSCSSKVSDCKNGKSSSPQVGDEKEWEEVRCPICMEQPHNAVLLLCSSHEKGCRPFICDTSYRHSNCFDQYRKSSSVAENLHALSEEHQSKLVCPLCRGTVSGWDVVYPARKFLNSKKRSCSLETCSFGGNYAELRKHARLEHPSGRPSEATPNRQANWTTLEQQRDIEDAQIYQSDIEYDDFDMWADWDELLADDFWNSRSELLEWMADDFWSGGSLFDLPSGISNFDDDLSTLSGISMPLFGSYFSFLEGDIMDSGNSRNGDDDMIDSGSSRSRGDGPQWGTVSGSRLNLHLGNAATNSGPGPTYLRENDASISRSRPNYQRDADALNSRSRSGHHRENVRTTSSNRSSYRSVNDPASSRANNSNTSRSRYYREIDHGSSRRRSSYRRESEQRDWRSRSRFPRSREFVAPVRGFGTRSFHGSSRQTRSERGGRGD; from the coding sequence ATGCCAAAAGATAGGAGGGTGAATTCGTCATCTTTTGACCGGTCTATGGTGTCCCCTTATTCTTGCAGCTCGAAGGTATCAGATTGCAAGAATGGCAAAAGCTCTTCGCCTCAAGTCGGGGATGAGAAGGAGTGGGAAGAAGTTCGATGCCCTATTTGTATGGAGCAGCCCCACAATGCTGTCTTATTACTCTGTTCTTCCCATGAGAAAGGTTGCCGTCCTTTTATCTGTGACACAAGCTATCGACACTCTAATTGTTTCGATCAGTACCGGAAGTCATCATCGGTAGCAGAAAATTTACATGCTTTATCAGAAGAACACCAGTCCAAGCTTGTATGCCCCCTGTGTCGAGGGACGGTGTCAGGGTGGGATGTTGTCTATCCTGCAAGAAAATTCTTGAATTCTAAGAAAAGAAGTTGTTCGTTAGAAACATGTAGCTTCGGTGGGAACTATGCAGAGCTGAGGAAGCATGCTAGGCTCGAGCACCCATCTGGACGCCCATCAGAGGCCACTCCCAATCGTCAGGCAAACTGGACAACGCTGGAGCAACAGAGGGACATCGAGGATGCACAAATATACCAGTCGGATATTGAGTACGATGACTTTGACATGTGGGCTGACTGGGATGAATTGCTTGCAGATGATTTCTGGAATTCAAGAAGTGAATTACTGGAGTGGATGGCTGACGATTTTTGGAGTGGAGGAAGCTTGTTTGATTTACCGAGTGGTATATCCAATTTTGACGATGATCTATCAACTTTAAGTGGCATCTCTATGCCACTTTTTGGCTCGTACTTTTCATTCCTGGAGGGTGACATAATGGATTCTGGCAATTCAAGAAATGGAGATGATGACATGATAGATTCTGGCAGCTCGAGAAGCAGAGGAGATGGGCCGCAGTGGGGTACCGTATCTGGTTCAAGATTGAATCTTCATTTGGGAAATGCCGCAACAAATTCAGGGCCCGGGCCAACTTATCTTAGAGAAAATGATGCAAGTATTTCGAGGTCAAGACCAAACTATCAAAGGGATGCTGATGCGTTGAATTCAAGGTCGAGATCTGGCCATCACAGAGAAAATGTAAGAACAACTTCAAGCAATAGATCTAGTTATCGCAGTGTCAATGATCCTGCGAGTTCAagggcaaacaattcaaacactTCAAGATCAAGGTATTACAGAGAAATCGATCATGGAAGTTCGAGAAGGAGATCAAGTTATCGTAGGGAAAGTGAGCAGCGTGATTGGAGGTCGAGGTCGAGGTTTCCTCGTAGTAGGGAATTTGTTGCTCCCGTTAGAGGGTTTGGTACACGGAGTTTTCATGGCTCATCAAGACAGACGCGTAGTGAAAGGGGTGGTCGAGGAGATTGA
- the LOC121806762 gene encoding biotin carboxyl carrier protein of acetyl-CoA carboxylase-like translates to MAACGLGTSTLKVANLERGNGPPKLINLQTFPKCVLFDDLAFSHKSNKALMIRCRSSKSEAGPDSTTNLEDKPEESLSSDVPSTYAPNPFEVESLLTVMCDTKSIMQFELKLGEFQLHVTRELAEQSAPPQAPVPTPVAAHSVPETPGSDNSEPSPPLALAKSSSFSGRVQTLLDKAVDEGLAILQSPRVGYFRRSWTIKGKRAPPSCKEKDIVKEGQVLCYIEQLGGELPVESDISGEVVKILKEDGDPVGYGDALIAVLPSFPGILL, encoded by the exons ATGGCTGCGT GCGGTTTGGGGACTTCAACCCTTAAAGTTGCAAACTTGGAGCGGGGCAATGGTCCACCTAAATTGATCAATTTGCAGACTTTTCCAAAATGCGTCCTATTTGATGATCTGGCATTttcacacaaatcaaacaaggcTTTGATGATTAGGTGCCGGAGTTCGAAATCCGAGGCTGGGCCTGATT CCACTACCAATTTGGAGGACAAACCTGAAGAAAGTTTGTCATCTGATGTGCCAAGCACGTACGCTCCCAATCCGTTTGAG GTAGAATCTCTTCTGACAGTTATGTGCGACACAAAATCAATAATGCAGTTTGAACTTAAA CTTGGGGAGTTTCAATTACATGTGACTAGAGAATTGGCTGAGCAGAGTGCTCCCCCACAAGCTCCAGTTCCTACACCAGTTGCTGCCCATTCTGTTCCTGAAACTCCTGGCTCTGATAATTCTGAACCGTCACCACCTTTAGCCCTTGCAAAATCATCATCTTTCTCTGGAAGAGTTCAGACCTTGCTTGACAAGGCAGTGGATGAAGGTTTGGCGATACTTCAATCGCCAAGG GTTGGATACTTTAGGAGATCTTGGACAATTAAAGGGAAACGTGCTCCTCCATCTTGCAAAGAG AAGGACATAGTGAAGGAGGGTCAGGTGCTCTGCTACATCGAACAGCTAGGAGGTGAACTACCTGTTGAG TCCGACATTTCTGGTGAGGTCGTTAAGATACTTAAAGAAGATGGCG ATCCCGTTGGATATGGTGATGCTCTTATCGCTGTCCTTCCTTCCTTTCCTGGGATATTACTATGA
- the LOC121808992 gene encoding lys-63-specific deubiquitinase BRCC36-like yields MSLTSVKMSEDVWLTCLTHALSTETEEIMGLLLGDIQSTKNGVTALIWEALPQPRSDRQKDRVETNPEQLTAASVHAERMTMATGTTTRVIGWYHSHPHITVLPSHVDVRTQAMYQLLDPGFIGLIFSCFSEDAQKVGRIQVIAFQSMDGKQGHMMQPLSLTPVQKSSIIDLESSMSSSDNAIAVFGSSKGETMEQDTGDSEAAGRVSKGSGKSPRLGGFLANANAKTGNNSHANSLNDAINGLDPMDMTEGMQEAMHLSTLEMSGAEYIRKEIPLHVLPTSSLLSIDSPSSSFTYLQRVLYEEEKTAYNQAMAQNTRDGKVHPLSFIHHTATYKSSMCKMIEYCLSPAMTVLQDRLRENEIQLNLLVEEANLLESEVSKGSPTNSSPRSPSQGHRSSTSGHRDLYPTDLSQVKNVGGSRSRRGSQS; encoded by the exons ATGTCTCTAACGAGCGTGAAGATGTCGGAGGATGTGTGGTTGACGTGCCTGACCCATGCATTGTCCACTGAGACTGAGGAGATCATGGGCCTTCTTCTTGGTGATATTCAG AGTACAAAGAATGGTGTAACTGCATTGATCTGGGAAGCACTTCCACAACCACGTTCTGATCGACAAAAGGATAGAGTTGAGACTAACCCAGAGCAGCTGACTGCTGCATCAGTTCATGCTGAG AGAATGACAATGGCAACGGGAACTACAACTAGGGTGATTGGCTGGTATCACTCGCACCCTCATATCACAGTCCTACCATCTCATGTTG ATGTGCGGACTCAAGCAATGTATCAGCTATTGGATCCTGGGTTTATTGGTTTGATTTTTTCCTGTTTCAGTGAAGATGCTCAAAAG GTCGGAAGGATTCAAGTCATTGCATTTCAGTCTATGGATGGGAAGCAGGGTCACATGATGCAACCTCTTTCTCTCACTCCCGTTCAAAAAAGTTCTATAATAGATTTAGAGTCTTCCATGAGTTCTTCAGACAATGCAATTGCTGTGTTTGGCTCTTCCAAAGGAGAAACTATGGAACAAGACACTGGAGATTCGGAGGCAGCTGGTAGGGTTTCTAAG GGCTCAGGGAAATCACCACGTTTGGGAGGTTTTTTGGCTAATGCTAATGCTAAAACAGGAAACAATAGCCATGCTAACAGTTTGAATGATGCGATTAATGGTTTGGATCCCATGGATATGACTGAAGGTATGCAAGAAGCGATGCATTTGTCAACTTTGGAGATGAG TGGTGCCGAATACATCAGAAAGGAAATTCCTCTTCATGTTCTCCCTACATCATCCCTTCTGAGTATCGATTCTCCTTCGTCATCCTTTACATATCTCCAACGGGTACTGTATGAAGAAGAGAAGACTGCATATAATCAAGCCATGGCACAAAACACAAG GGATGGCAAAGTTCACCCCCTCTCTTTCATTCATCACACAGCCACATACAAGTCGTCCATGTGCAAAATGATTGAGTACTG CTTGAGTCCTGCTATGACTGTTCTTCAAGATCGCTTGAGAGAAAACGAAATTCAG TTAAATCTGCTTGTGGAAGAAGCCAATCTACTGGAATCAGAGGTCTCAAAAGGAAGCCCCACAAATTCGTCTCCTCGCTCTCCATCTCAGGGGCACCGGAGTAGTACCTCCGGTCACAGGGACTTGTATCCGACGGACTTGAGCCAGGTGAAAAATGTGGGTGGTAGCCGGAGCCGAAGAGGGTCCCAGTCGTGA
- the LOC121809673 gene encoding trafficking protein particle complex subunit 2-like has translation MASTACFLIVSKHDIPIYEAEVGTVPKKEDAAHQHQFILHAALDIVQDIAWNTSAMFLKSVDRFNDLVASVYVTAGHTRLMLLHDSRNDDGIKSFFQEVHELYIKTLLNPLYLPGSRITSSHFDTKVRALARRYL, from the exons ATGGCGAGTACAGCGTGCTTTCTAATTGTCAGCAAACACGACATTCCGATTTACGAAGCTGAAGTTGGTACCGTCCCCAAA AAAGAGGATGCTGCTCATCAGCACCAATTCATATTACATGCCGCTTTAGACATTGTTCAGGACATTGCCTGGAATACGAGTGCTAT GTTTCTAAAATCAGTAGATAGATTTAATGATTTGGTGGCATCCGTTTATGTCACTGCTGGTC ATACTCGACTAATGTTGCTCCATGATTCTCGTAATGATGATGGAATCAAGAGCTTCTTCCAAGAGGTTCATGAGCTATATATCAAG ACTCTTCTTAATCCTCTGTACCTCCCTGGAAGCCGCATCACCTCATCGCATTTTGATACAAAAGTCCGGGCCCTCGCTAGGAGATATTTGTGA